The window CAGGGGCGCGAGCTGCAGACGCGCAAGTTATTGAGATACGTCGGGAGTCATCGGAGGTCGTAATTGAAATGCAAGCGCTTCGCCTGGGGGTCAATCTCGATCACTTCATCGCTGTGCGTGAGGCAAGACACACGCCTTATCCGGACCTTGCCGAAGCCATCCGGGTATCGGAAAGATGTGGAGCGGATGGCATTACCCTGCATCTGAGGGAGGACAGGCGTCACGTACAGCCTCGTGACATGTATCTCGCGCGCCGCGTGACGGGCGGAAGCCTCAACATGGAGATGGCGCCGGCCCAGGAAATGGTTGCAACGGCCCTGGATGTCGGTCCCGATTTCTGCTGTCTGGTGCCGGAGCGTCGCGAGGAACTGACCACCGAGGGTGGGCTGGATATCGTTGCGCACCGCGAACGCTTGCGTGAGGTGATTCAGCATCTGACCGATGCGGGCATACAGGTGTCGCTCTTCATCGAACCCGATCGGAAAGTCATCGACGTGGTGCGCGGGCTCGGTGCGCCGCTGATCGAGCTCCATACCGGAAGGTATTGCAACCTGGAGGGCACGCAGGCGGATATCGAACTGGAGCGGCTACGTACGGCGGCCCGTCACGCCGCCGACATCGGCCTTGGGGTGAACGCCGGTCATGGCTTGCATACAGGCAATGTGGGGCCTGTTGCGGCGATTCCTGAGATCGCGGAACTGAACATCGGTCACGCGATCATCGCGCGCTCGCTGATCGCTGGACTCTGTCAGGCGGTCGGTGAGATGCGCGCCGCCATGGATGCGCCACGCCAATCATGAAGCTCTACGGGATCGGCGTGGATATCGTGCGCGTGGAGCGGATTCGCGCGGTCTACCGAAAATACCCGTCGAGATTCCCCGCGAAGATCCTCGGCGTGGCAGAGATGGATACCTTTCGTGCGACAAAGGATGTCGTGGCCTTCCTGTCACGGCGATTCGCAGCCAAGGAGGCCGTGGCGAAGGCATTGGGAACCGGATTCGCGTATGGTGTCGGTCCGCGGGATATCGAGGTGACGCGCAATGCGCGGGGACGGCCTGGGGCGGAACTGGACGCCGGCGCAAGGATGCGCCTTGGCTTACCGGAAGTGGAGTTCGCCCTCAGTCTCGCGGACGAGTCCGACTACGCTGTCGCCTATGCCATGGCGCTGGTGCCGGAACACGGCTGACGACGAGAAGGATGGGCCCTGCATACAGTCGCAGATCTGCATCGGTTCATTCCCCGGTCCGGATGACCCTGAGTGAACCGCCCTCGAAGGTCAGCGAATTCTCCATCTGCCCAGGGCCGCCCAGGTAGATCCAGACGACATTTGGATTCAGGGAGACGCCTTCGGGACCAACCGGTGTATTCGCAGCGGGTTGATTCGTCTGCACCAGGCCATGCGTGGCATCGGGTTGACCGCACGTGTCGAGCACCTGTTGCTGGCTGTCCCCGACGCTGACCAACCGGCTGCCGCATTCCATACTGTCGAGTGCTGCCCCCGGAGGGGATGACAGGAACGCGCCCAGACCCGCCACGACCCAGAATAAACCCCGGTTCATCGGTCTCTGCGCCTCGGTCCGTTGATAAGACGGTCAGTATACACCAGGGCCTGACTCGCTTGCTGGCAGTGTCCCGACGCTTCGCACCGCAGGGCGATGCGGTGTGGCGATATCGTGGGGCGTGGCGGGATTGGCCGGGAAACGGGTCGAAACGGAGGTACGCGAAACCTTTCCGTGGTCACACGTACCTCCCGGTTCCGCTCAGGCGGCGGATTGTCGCATACCGGTCCGCTTCAGGATGGCTTCCAGGGGGCAGAATCCGGTGAACGAGGTGAAGCAAGTTGACGTCGACGAAGGCCGTCATCAGGTACCAGTATGGGCTGACGGTATAGGCCAGGACCAGGCTCAGCAGGATGACGGTGCCGGCAACGACACGAATCACGTTCTCTGTCGACCTGGGAGGGTTCTCCCCACAGGGTTTAGGAAATCAGGACATTCTAATGCCCTGAGCGACGAGGGATCAAGCCGAACCCGGGCATGTCGAATGTCCCGATCCTCAATTGGTGATGCGTCTCTGGTCCACAGGAATGTAGTCTCGGGCCCCGAAGCCTGTGTAGAGCTGCCGGGGACGGCCGATGCGTGCGTCCGGATCGGCAATCATTTCCGTCCAGTGCGACAGCCAGCCGACGGTGCGTGCCAGTGCAAACAGTACCGTGAACATGTTTAGAGGAATGCCCATCGCCCGAAAGATGATGCCCGAGTAAAAATCGACGTTCGGGTACAGTTTGCGTTCCACGAAATAGTCGTCTTCCATCGCGATCTGCTCGAGTTCTATGGCCGTGTCGAACAGGGGTCGATTTGGGTCGTTCGAACCCAGCTTCTGCAGTAGTTCGTGGCACATGGCACAAATGATCTTCGCGCGCGGATCGTAGTTCTTGTAGACACGGTGGCCGAAACCCATCAACCGGAAACGATCATTCTTGTCCTTGGCGCGTTCGACGTAGTGCTGCAGGGGCTGGCCGGATGCCACGATCTCTTCCAGCATCTTGATGACCGCTTCGTTCGCACCGCCGTGCGCAGGCCCCCAGAGTGAGCCGATACCTGCCGATAGGGCGGCATACGGGCTTGCCTCGGAGCTTCCCGTCAGTCTGACGGTGGAGGTCGATGCGTTCTGCTCGTGGTCGGCGTGCAGGATCAGGATGAGATCCATCGCTCTCACGAAGGTGGGATCGGGCTCGTACTGCATGCAAGGCAAGCCCAACATCATCTGCAGAAAATTCGGTGTGTAGTCGAGGTTGTTTCTCGGGTAGATGAACGGCTGGCCGATCGAATACTTGAAGCTCCAGGCTGCGATCGTGGGCATCTTGGCGATTAGCCGATGCGCGGAGATCTCACGGTCGGCAGGATCGTGCACGTCCAGGGTCTCGTGATAGAACGCGGCCAGCGCGCCGACCACCGCCACCATGATGGCCATCGGGTGCGCATCGTGGCGAAATCCCAAATAGAAATGACGGATCGCCTCGTCGAGCATCGTGTGATACCGGATCTGGTTGTTGTAGCACTCCAGTTGATTGGCATCGGGCAGCTCACCGTAAAGCAACAGGTAACAGACCTCCGGGTAACTGCTCTTCTCGGCGAGTTGCTCGATGGGGTAGCCGCGGTAGCGCAACTCCCCCTCGTCCCCGTCGATGAAGGTGATCCGGCTCTCGCAGCTCGCCGTCGAGAGATAGCCGGGATCGAAGGTGAAGTAGCCGAATTCCTTGTAAAGTTGCCGGATGTCGATGGTGCTGGGTCCGCACGTGCCCTTGAGGACTGGCAGGTCGACCCGCCTGCCGGTCGCATTGTCGATCAACGTCACTGTGTCGGTTGTCATAAAGCCACCCCTGCTTTTCTAGACTGGTGTTCGTGCAGGGCAGAGCCCGTCGGCGAGCTTGAACCGACCGCTGCACCTGCGGACGAGGGCCATTCGATTCGGAATTATAACGTGAATGCGTTTGCCGCAAGCATCGCTCTTCGCGTCCTGGCCAACCGATACCGTTCCTCGGCCGGATTTATCCGGTACCCGCCCGGAACCGAGCGACGCACCCCTGAAGAGGCCAATCGCGGCTTCTTTATCAACCGATCCCCTGGTTAACGCCATTCATCGGGCAATCGCACCGCCCTTCCCCCTCGGGGGGCGATTCTATACCCGGGAACAGGCCGCGAAATGGATGAAGGATTCGGGCGTCGCGGTGTAACGGTGCATCGGGACAACGGACTGCCGGCCGGGCCGGTATTGGCGTTCAATCAACCAAAGGATATCTGTCATGAACCCCAGTGATTTTGAAGACGAGTTCGAGAACGAGACTCCTTTCGAGTACACTGATCTGGACATACTCGAGGAGCCCGCGACCTGGGAGGTCGACGATTTCGACGATATCGTCGACTACGGAACTGCTGGCGGCCTGGTCTGATCCCCCTCGACTGCCCGCGATCCGCCTCTGCGTAGCCGGCAGTTGGCGTCCAGTCGCGACCCGTAGCGCGGGGTCCGAACCGCGTTGCGATGGACCAGGGCGTTCCAGGTCAAACCCGAGGCGCTATCGGGCTGTATTGTCGGTGGCTCATGGCTCGTGGCTCATGGCTCGTAGCTCTTGCCTGCCGGCGGCTGCCGCTTGGTGAGCCCTCGCCGTCAGGGCGCCCTGACGGGTCGCAATCATATCCCCGGGGGGATTCCGGTCGGAATCCCCTTGCCTCTCGCCTTCTTCGCCACCGTAGCACCTCGTGGATCCTTCGTGCCGTGCGTTACCGGATTGCGGTAGAATCCGCGCATCGGTATCCCGGATTCAGGACATGAGCGGTAAGGTCTACATCAAGACTCACGGTTGTCAGATGAACGAGTACGACTCCACACGCATGGCTGACGCCCTGCGCGTGGACGCGGGTCTGGTGTTGACCGATGAGCAGGAGGCGGCCGACGTATTGCTGTTGAACACCTGCTCTATCCGGGAGAAGGCGCAGGAGAAGGTCTTCTCTCAACTTGGGCGCTGGCGCACCCTCAAGGAGGCCAGACCGGAACTCGTCATCGGCGTTGGCGGGTGTGTTGCGTCGCAGGAAGGTGAGGCGTTGCGCCTCAGGGCACCCTATGTCGATGTCGTGTTCGGTCCTCAGACGCTGCACCGTCTCGCGCAGATGATCCTCGACGCGCGCGAGCGCCGTAGCCCCGTCGTCGACGTGAGTTTTCCCGAGATCGAGAAGTTCGACTGCCTGCCCCGCCCGAAGGCGACAGGCCCCACTGCGTATATTTCGGTGATGGAGGGTTGCAGCAAGTACTGCACCTTCTGTGTAGTTCCCTATACACGAGGTGAGGAGGTCAGCCGCCCCTTCGACGATGTGATCGCCGAGGTGGCCGGACTCGCCGCTCAGGGTGTCCGGGAGGTGACGTTGCTGGGGCAGAACGTGAACGCCTACCGCGGAGCGATGTCGGACGGAGACATCGCGGACCTCGGTCTGCTGATCAGCTATGTCGCGGCGATCGACGGGATCGACAGGATACGATATACCACCTCACATCCGGTGGAAATGAACGACAGCCTGATTAGCGCACACCGGGATATTCCCGAACTGGCCGGCCACCTGCACCTGCCGGTGCAATGCGGGTCGGACCGGATCCTCACGGCGATGAAGCGGGGACATAGTGCACTCGAGTATCGGTCGACAATACGCCGTTTGCGTGAGGCGCGTCCGGACATCAGTATTTCCTCGGATTTCATCGTCGGATTTCCCGGCGAGACGGACCAGGACTTCCGCACCACCATGGATCTTATCGGCGAGGTGGGATTCGACCAGTCTTTCAGTTTCATGTACAGCCCGCGGCCTGGAACGCCTGCCGCCGTCATGCCGGACGAGGTTCCGATATCGGTCAAGCGCGCGCGCCTGCGGATACTGCAGGATCGGATCTCCGCCCTGGCCGGGGAAATATCCCGTTCCATGGTCGGATCGGTTCAGCGCATACTGGTAGAGCGACCCTCGCGCAGGGATCCCGGACAGATGGCAGGGCGCACCGAAAACAACCGGGTCGTTAATGTCTCCGGCGGCCCGGCGTTGATTGGCCGGTTCGTCGACGCGGAGATCACCGAAGCCCTGTCAAACTCGCTCAGGGGGCGGGTTGTCTCGTCATTGGAACCGTCGTCCGGACTGTCCGCTGTCCATCGTCCCGACTCGTTGGATGCCAAGCCGGTCTCCCTGCCCGCCTGAGTGAGCATCCCGCGACGCAACGCGGCGACCCATTTCACCGCTGCATTCACCCGTGCATCCTGACAGCATCGACTTCGATCTCGAACCCGCGGACAATGCCCGTCTCGCGAATCTATGCGGCCCGTTGAACGAGCATTTGCGACAGTTGGAGCGGCGACTGGGCGTCGAGATCAACAATCGGGGAAACCGGTTCAACATCATCGGCGAGTCGCGCTCGACAAACACCGCGCGGGAAGTTCTGAGAGTCCTGTATCGTGCAACCGACGCCGAGGTCCTGACCTCTGCGGGCGTCCACCTGTTTCTGCAGGAGTCGGGTGTCGATGCCTTGTTGGAGGAAGATAGCGACCGCGAAGCGCACAGGGTGCAGATCCGTACCCGCCGGGGAATCATCCGGGCTCGCGGGCCGAATCAGGCCGGGTATCTCGAGAACATCCGTGTTCGGGACCTCTGTTTCGGGATCGGGCCCGCGGGGACCGGCAAGACCTACCTTGCCGTGGCCAGCGCGGTGGAAGAACTGGAATCGGACCGGGTCCGGCGACTCGTGCTGGTGCGGCCCGCGGTCGAGGCTGGTGAACGCCTGGGCTTCCTGCCCGGAGACCTGGCCCAGAAGATCGATCCCTATCTGCGGCCGATGTACGATGCGCTCTACGAAATGCTCGGATTCGAAAAGGTCAACAAACTGATCGATCGCAATGTCATCGAGGTGGCGCCGCTGGCCTACATGAGGGGACGCACGCTCAACGAGGCCTTCGTGATCCTGGACGAGGCCCAGAACACCACGATCGAGCAGATGAAGATGTTTCTGACGCGGATCGGGTTCGGCTCGCGGGCGGTGGTGACCGGGGACGTCACCCAGATCGACCTGCCCTCGAGCCGCCAATCCGGCCTGCGCCACGTCATCAAGGTGCTAAAAGACGTCGATGGTATCAACTTCACCTTCTTCTCCGCCCGCGACGTGGTGCGCCACTCGCTGGTAAAACGAATCATCCGGGCCTACGAGGCGGAAGAGGATACGCGTCCGAAGGAATGAGTCCGGTGCCCCAGTTACAGCGTTGTCCCGCATGCAGGTAGACGTCCAGTATGCCGTCGGTCGCGATGGGTTGCCGGCCGAGTCGGCCATCGTTCGATGGGTGCAAGCCGCCTCGCCAGGGCCGGATGCGGAGGTGGTGGTTAGGATCGTCGACACACCGGAGATTACGAGGCTGAATACCTCCTACCGTGGCCGCACGGGCCCCACGAATGTCCTCTCCTTCCCTTTCGACCCGCCACCCGGGATTCCGAACCGGTTGCTGGGCGATGTCGTGGTCTGTGCAGCGGTGGTGGCGGAACAGGCCCGGGACCAGGAAAAGGAGGTGATGGCGCACTGGGCGCACATGGTCGTACACGGCGTGCTGCACTTGCGAGGATTCGACCATCGGACCGAGACGGAAGCGCAACGCATGGAGACGCTCGAGACGCAGATCCTCGCACAGCTGGGCTATGATAACCCTTATGAGTGACCCTGATGTCTTGTCGCCCCCCGGCCAAGCCGGGGCATGTCCGTGCGCGGGGCCGCATGTCACCCCAACTTCCATGATCCAACCGGATTGAGCAGGGTTCCGACCAAGAAAGGATCCCGACCCGGCTGGCTCAAACGCCTTCGGCGCTCGTTGCGGCGTCCGCAACCAGAGGACCGTGAGCAGCTCACCGAGTTGTTGCGGCAAGCGCACCGGGGCAATCTGCTCGCCGCGGATGCGCTCGAGATGATCGAGGGTGTCATGCAGGTCTCCGAGATCCGTGTTGGCGAGGTCATGATTCCGAGGGCCCAGATAAAGGTGGTTTCGCGCTCGGCGACACTCCAGGAGATGTTGCCCGTCATCATCGAATCGGCCCACTCGCGGTATCCGGTGGTCGAGGACAACCGGGACACCGTCGACGGCATCCTGCTCGCCAAGGACCTGCTGCGGTACTTCGTAGAAGGAAACGCCGAGGCGTTCGATGTCGAGGACATCATGAGACCCGCGGCCATGGTTCCTGAGAGCAAGCGGCTCAACGTACTACTGCGCGATTTTCGTCACAGCCGAAACCACATGGCGATCGTGGTGGATGAGTACGGAGGCGTTGCCGGGTTGATCACGATCGAGGACGTCCTCGAGCAGATCGTTGGCGATATCACCGACGAGCACGATATCGAGGAGGGCAGGTTCATATTGCGCCTCGCGCCGAATCGTTATTCCGTCAAGGCACTGACGCCGATCGAGGAGTTCAACGAATACTTCGGTACGGACTACGGTGACGGCGAGTACGAGACCGTGAGCGGACTGGTGCTGCGCCACATCGGCCACCTGCCGAAACGCGGCGAGAAAATCGAGCTGGACGATTTTTCCCTGGAGATCATCCGCGCCGACAACCGCAGGATCCACCTGATGCAGTTGGCGCGTACGGGCGCCCCGGATGCAGGGGCGACAGGATAGCATCAATGGCGGTGATCGAAGCCCTGGGGAGTCTGGCCGTACCGGTGTCCCGTTTGCGGGGGTCCTGGTACGGAGATGTCCTCGTGGCCCTTTCCGGTGGCCTGATGGTGCTGGGATATGCTCCGTTCGGCTGGTGGCCACTGGTGATCGTGTCACCCGCCGTCCTGATGGCCCTTTGGGTAGGTGTCAGACCGGGCACGGCCTTTCGCCGTGGATTCGTCTTCGGACTGGCCTGGTTCGCGCTGGGAATTCACTGGGTGTATAACAGCATCCATGAGTTCGGTGGGGCACCCTTGCCGCTCGCCGCGGGCATCACGCTGCTGTTCATCCTGTATCTGGCGCTGTTTCCGGCGCTTGCGGGGTGGGTGTCCAATCGCTGGTTTGCGCTGTCGCGCACCGTCTCGACGGCGCTGGTTTATCCCGTGGTCTGGGCGTTGTTCGAATGGATCCGTACCTGGATGCTGACGGGATTCCCCTGGTTGCTTCCAGGTGAGGCGCATGTGGCTACGCCGCTTGCCGGATTGGTTCCGGTCTTCGGTGTCCTGGGAGCGACCTGGGCGAGTCTGGCTACCTCCGGCGTCCTCGCTGCGGTGGCCGTATCGGCGACGAGGGGACGTTGGGTGGCGGTTGCGGCGATCGTCGTCGTCTGGTTGGCAAGCGCCGCGCTGGGTACGGTGAACTGGAGCCGGCCGGGCGGTGAGCCATTCGTCGCAAGTCTGGTCCAGGGAAATGTTGCCCAGGGCGTGAAGTGGGATCCGGATGCGCTGGAACCGACAAAGGCCCTGTACCAAGAACTGTCCCAAGATCATTGGGACAGCGATCTGATTCTCTGGCCAGAGGCGGCCGTGCCCGTTTTCTACAGCGATCTCGCCCGGTCGTATTTCCTGCCGCTGGCAGAACGTGCGCGGGAAACCAATACGTCGCTGGTGACTGGTATCTTCGCTTTCGATGCCGACACGGACCGCGTCTACAACAGCCTCGCCCGAGTCGACACGCCTCCGGACTTCTACCACAAGCGGCACCTCGTCCCGTTCGGTGAATATCTTCCGTTGCGAGGGTTGCTCATGTGGATGGACGGCATGCTGTTTCTCCCCATGTCGGATATCTCCCACGGAGAGGGCAAGCCATTGCTGGAGCTGGGCAGGCTGAGGGCCGGTGTCAGTATCTGCTACGAGGACGCATTCGGCAGCGAGGTGATCGATGCATTGCCAGAGGCGGACTTTCTCATCAACGTGAGTAACGACGCCTGGTTCGGCGATTCCCTTGCGCCGCACCAGCATCTTCAGATTGCCCGCCTGCGCGCCCTTGAAACCGGCCGGTTCCTGCTGCGTGCGACCAATACTGGGATTTCCGCGGTCGTGGACCAGATGGGTGATATCGTGGCCCGGTCCCCGCAGTTCGAAACCGACGTACTGACCACGCGTGTGGTCCCCTTTCGCGGGATGACGCCCTTTGCAATCTGGGGAAACCTGGGCATCGTCACGTTGCTGTCGGCCTCATTGCTTATAATCCTCGCATTTGCCGCCCGCGCCCGCCGGGCTTCCGGGGCCCGGCAGCGGATCGGCTGAAGCGACGGGCGTGGCGACGTTCGGCCCCAGCCGCCGAACCGCTTCGATGCCCGGTGCGGTATCGGTCGGGCGAAGCGAATTTCCAATTCACACCGTTCAGGAGGCCTG of the Gammaproteobacteria bacterium genome contains:
- the acpS gene encoding holo-ACP synthase, with product MKLYGIGVDIVRVERIRAVYRKYPSRFPAKILGVAEMDTFRATKDVVAFLSRRFAAKEAVAKALGTGFAYGVGPRDIEVTRNARGRPGAELDAGARMRLGLPEVEFALSLADESDYAVAYAMALVPEHG
- the miaB gene encoding tRNA (N6-isopentenyl adenosine(37)-C2)-methylthiotransferase MiaB, producing the protein MSGKVYIKTHGCQMNEYDSTRMADALRVDAGLVLTDEQEAADVLLLNTCSIREKAQEKVFSQLGRWRTLKEARPELVIGVGGCVASQEGEALRLRAPYVDVVFGPQTLHRLAQMILDARERRSPVVDVSFPEIEKFDCLPRPKATGPTAYISVMEGCSKYCTFCVVPYTRGEEVSRPFDDVIAEVAGLAAQGVREVTLLGQNVNAYRGAMSDGDIADLGLLISYVAAIDGIDRIRYTTSHPVEMNDSLISAHRDIPELAGHLHLPVQCGSDRILTAMKRGHSALEYRSTIRRLREARPDISISSDFIVGFPGETDQDFRTTMDLIGEVGFDQSFSFMYSPRPGTPAAVMPDEVPISVKRARLRILQDRISALAGEISRSMVGSVQRILVERPSRRDPGQMAGRTENNRVVNVSGGPALIGRFVDAEITEALSNSLRGRVVSSLEPSSGLSAVHRPDSLDAKPVSLPA
- the lnt gene encoding apolipoprotein N-acyltransferase, giving the protein MAVIEALGSLAVPVSRLRGSWYGDVLVALSGGLMVLGYAPFGWWPLVIVSPAVLMALWVGVRPGTAFRRGFVFGLAWFALGIHWVYNSIHEFGGAPLPLAAGITLLFILYLALFPALAGWVSNRWFALSRTVSTALVYPVVWALFEWIRTWMLTGFPWLLPGEAHVATPLAGLVPVFGVLGATWASLATSGVLAAVAVSATRGRWVAVAAIVVVWLASAALGTVNWSRPGGEPFVASLVQGNVAQGVKWDPDALEPTKALYQELSQDHWDSDLILWPEAAVPVFYSDLARSYFLPLAERARETNTSLVTGIFAFDADTDRVYNSLARVDTPPDFYHKRHLVPFGEYLPLRGLLMWMDGMLFLPMSDISHGEGKPLLELGRLRAGVSICYEDAFGSEVIDALPEADFLINVSNDAWFGDSLAPHQHLQIARLRALETGRFLLRATNTGISAVVDQMGDIVARSPQFETDVLTTRVVPFRGMTPFAIWGNLGIVTLLSASLLIILAFAARARRASGARQRIG
- a CDS encoding PhoH family protein: MHPDSIDFDLEPADNARLANLCGPLNEHLRQLERRLGVEINNRGNRFNIIGESRSTNTAREVLRVLYRATDAEVLTSAGVHLFLQESGVDALLEEDSDREAHRVQIRTRRGIIRARGPNQAGYLENIRVRDLCFGIGPAGTGKTYLAVASAVEELESDRVRRLVLVRPAVEAGERLGFLPGDLAQKIDPYLRPMYDALYEMLGFEKVNKLIDRNVIEVAPLAYMRGRTLNEAFVILDEAQNTTIEQMKMFLTRIGFGSRAVVTGDVTQIDLPSSRQSGLRHVIKVLKDVDGINFTFFSARDVVRHSLVKRIIRAYEAEEDTRPKE
- a CDS encoding pyridoxine 5'-phosphate synthase, which gives rise to MQALRLGVNLDHFIAVREARHTPYPDLAEAIRVSERCGADGITLHLREDRRHVQPRDMYLARRVTGGSLNMEMAPAQEMVATALDVGPDFCCLVPERREELTTEGGLDIVAHRERLREVIQHLTDAGIQVSLFIEPDRKVIDVVRGLGAPLIELHTGRYCNLEGTQADIELERLRTAARHAADIGLGVNAGHGLHTGNVGPVAAIPEIAELNIGHAIIARSLIAGLCQAVGEMRAAMDAPRQS
- a CDS encoding citrate synthase, which encodes MTTDTVTLIDNATGRRVDLPVLKGTCGPSTIDIRQLYKEFGYFTFDPGYLSTASCESRITFIDGDEGELRYRGYPIEQLAEKSSYPEVCYLLLYGELPDANQLECYNNQIRYHTMLDEAIRHFYLGFRHDAHPMAIMVAVVGALAAFYHETLDVHDPADREISAHRLIAKMPTIAAWSFKYSIGQPFIYPRNNLDYTPNFLQMMLGLPCMQYEPDPTFVRAMDLILILHADHEQNASTSTVRLTGSSEASPYAALSAGIGSLWGPAHGGANEAVIKMLEEIVASGQPLQHYVERAKDKNDRFRLMGFGHRVYKNYDPRAKIICAMCHELLQKLGSNDPNRPLFDTAIELEQIAMEDDYFVERKLYPNVDFYSGIIFRAMGIPLNMFTVLFALARTVGWLSHWTEMIADPDARIGRPRQLYTGFGARDYIPVDQRRITN
- a CDS encoding CBS domain-containing protein; its protein translation is MSRVPTKKGSRPGWLKRLRRSLRRPQPEDREQLTELLRQAHRGNLLAADALEMIEGVMQVSEIRVGEVMIPRAQIKVVSRSATLQEMLPVIIESAHSRYPVVEDNRDTVDGILLAKDLLRYFVEGNAEAFDVEDIMRPAAMVPESKRLNVLLRDFRHSRNHMAIVVDEYGGVAGLITIEDVLEQIVGDITDEHDIEEGRFILRLAPNRYSVKALTPIEEFNEYFGTDYGDGEYETVSGLVLRHIGHLPKRGEKIELDDFSLEIIRADNRRIHLMQLARTGAPDAGATG
- the ybeY gene encoding rRNA maturation RNase YbeY, with the protein product MSRMQVDVQYAVGRDGLPAESAIVRWVQAASPGPDAEVVVRIVDTPEITRLNTSYRGRTGPTNVLSFPFDPPPGIPNRLLGDVVVCAAVVAEQARDQEKEVMAHWAHMVVHGVLHLRGFDHRTETEAQRMETLETQILAQLGYDNPYE
- a CDS encoding DUF2845 domain-containing protein produces the protein MNRGLFWVVAGLGAFLSSPPGAALDSMECGSRLVSVGDSQQQVLDTCGQPDATHGLVQTNQPAANTPVGPEGVSLNPNVVWIYLGGPGQMENSLTFEGGSLRVIRTGE